From Prionailurus viverrinus isolate Anna chromosome B2, UM_Priviv_1.0, whole genome shotgun sequence, the proteins below share one genomic window:
- the LOC125166316 gene encoding protein LEG1 homolog — protein MAFLPPWAGVLVYFFCVCLAESDFSDLYPPLWLKSPGQFSDYRVENGKYIIDPWVYSERMGMYKILVNKTASYFENFVPDNEQNILWGLPLQNGWQFRTGRLADPRRRKDCGYESGDLLCISVDSWWADMNYFLCALPFLAAVDSGIMGISSDEVMLLPPPKDQTNFCLNVSSCQSSFPEIMSKWNAFYQHLQYPSSSFEDLLKYLWSAHASTLENAGKIFEDRLEYYSKPEADFGRNWCVAVEYLAASLFPTTLIITHEFQKGLPPRMLVNGDRAPFIRDFTDFQNTVLLVLSFLPRLDNSSGLLSLTGWKFLMKTQDARKEVLELFEIILEIFNPKFRYIPNI, from the exons AtggctttccttcctccttgggCAGGGGTactagtttatttcttttgtgtttgtttagcAGAATCTGACTTCTCAGATCTGTATCCCCCCCTGTGGTTGAAGAGTCCTGGTCAGTTCAGTGACTACAGGGTAGAGAATGGAAAGTACATTATCGATCCCTGGGTATACTCTGAGAGAATGGGGATGTATAAAATCCTAGTGAACAAGACAGCcagttattttgaaaactttgtaccagacaatgaacaaaatattttatgggGATTACCTCTCCAGAATGGCTGGCAATTTAGAACAG GAAGATTAGCTGATCCCAGACGAAGGAAAGACTGTGGCTATGAATCTGGAGATCTTTTGTGTATCTCTGTGGACAGTTGGTGGGCTG ATATGAATTACTTTCTATGTGCATTACCCTTCCTTGCTGCGGTTGATTCTGGCATAATGGGGATATCATCAGACGAAGTCATGCTTTTGCCACCACCCAAGGATCAGACAAATTTCTGTCTTAATGTTTCTAGTTGTCAGTCATCCTTTCCTGAAATAATGAGCAAGTGGAATGCCTTTTACCAG CATTTACAGTATCCTTCCAGTAGCTTTGAAGACCTATTGAAGTACTTGTGGTCTGCACATGCCTCAACCCTGGAAAATGCtggcaaaatatttgaagatag GCTGGAGTATTATTCTAAACCAGAAGCAGACTTTGGAAGAAATTGGTGTGTGGCTGTGGAATACTTGGCTGCATCCCTCTTTCCTACAACTTTGATTATTACACATGAATTCCAGAAAGGCCTGCCACCACGGATGCTTGTTAACGGGGATAGAGCCCCTTTCATCAGAGACTTTACTGACTTTCAAAACACTGTCCTGCTTGTTCTAAGTTTTCTTCCCAGATTGGATAACTCTTCAG gtTTATTGTCATTGACTGGATGGAAATTTTTAATGAAGACACAGGATGCAAGAAAGGAAGTTCTAGAgctttttgaaataattcttgAAATCTTTAATCCAAAATTTCGGTATATTCctaatatttaa